In the genome of Hydra vulgaris chromosome 06, alternate assembly HydraT2T_AEP, the window ggtgcttgcagctttgttgggagCGAATCAGAATaccaacatatatatatatatatatatatatatatatatgttggtATTCTGATTCTAtcccaacaaagctgcaagcaccacaatatatatatatatatatatatatatatacatatatatatatatatatatatatatatatatatatatatatatatatatatatatatatatatatatatatatatatatatatatatatatatatatatatatatatatatatatatatgttggtATTCTGATTCTATCCCGACAAAGCTGCAAgcactactatatatatatatatatatatatatatatatatatatatatatatatatatatatatatatatatatatatatatatatatatatatatatatatatatatatatatatatatatatatatatatatatatataaatatatatatatacatatattgtaattatattaagttaaatgTTACATAGTGTTCCGTGACATCTAGTGGTTTGTAATTAAAGTGGGTTGTATTGGTAAGATTTGAAGTATGTGATTTACtataaaataagattataattttgtaaGAGATGAGTTCTCATTgagtaaacaaaagaaaatatcttGACTTAATGCTATATCTCTGCGTGTTAACTACAAACTAACCGGGTCATGAATTCAAGTATGAAGTTATTCGATATGTTTGAAACATATGATGGAACTTCAGACGCTGTGGTGTCGATGCAAAGAACCAAAGTAATGGCTGAAATGCAGAACAAAAAGCTGGAGCTAATTTTCCAATTCTTCTGAGAAAAACTGCGTATTTGGTTTATGACACCTTAACCATTGAAGATAAGCAAGATGCAATGGAAGTCAAGCAAGTGCTTATAGCAGCGTTCTCATTGGAACTTTACAGTGCATAAGAGATTTTCACAAAACAGAATTTACATGATGGAGAGAGAGAGTTGATGTGTATTTGGCTGATTTGAAACTATTGGCTGAACTGTCGAAATTATCTGAAGAGACTGTACGTGGCATTTGTTGTGGGATTGCCTGAGTTTTCATCATCACAATTTTGAGCAAGAAAGAACCCGAATGAGATTATGTAAACCCAAAGTAAGAGCTGCTTTGAACCGCGGGATGATAAATGACAGTAATGCTATCGGCGCTGTTTCTCAAAGTCAAGCTCCAAAAAACCCTTTAGTGTGTTAAAAGTGCCAAGGGTTACACCTCATCGTGAAGAACGGTTTATTTGCAAAGAACCTGTCTCAGAAGAACATATGGCTTCAAGATGCTTAAAGATGCATGGAAATGAGAGCAGGTGCGAGGGATATACttctgaacaaaaatagaatCAGTACGTTTTGTATTATTCGTCTAAAAGTTAACAGCATGGTAGCAACAGCTACAGTGGTCATGGGATTCTCAtagaaaattttgaatcacagtTTTCGTTCAAAAAAtcagaataaaagttttaactctCTAAAGGTGGTAACTTTTGTAGGTAAAGTTCATCAATGTATTGGACCTGCGACTGTAAATATAAAGGTTGATGATATCAAAATACGCGACGAAGTTATTTTGGTGGATTTCTGACCTTTCGGAGTTGATATGATGCTTAATACGAGTTCAATTAAATTATTGGGAGGAGTTTTAATTTCCTCATCAGAAACAATGAAGTTTGGATCCAGCTATTGCGGACTGGTAGCTTTAAACAAAGATGAAGTAAACAAAATCggaattaaaaagaaagatcATGAAGCTGTTTTTGATGGTATTGAATGGAGAGTCAAATGGAAATGGAGAGACGAGATGGACCCAACCAACTGTTTAACAAAGTTGCCCAGTACACAACACCAAAACATGCTGAAACGGAATACAAAAACGAACTTCAGGATTGGATCAAGCGGTAAGGGTTACTTGAGTATGACGAAAATGTAATGGGGCCGCCTAAAGGACAAATTCCTTTGACGGCTGGGATTCAAAGAAACAAAGATAATAAAGTCCGGCCTGTTTTGGATTGGAGAGAAGCTAACAACTTTATTGAGGCGTATACAAGAGATGGAGATGTGTGTTGATAAGTTGAGAGAATGAAGAAGAATGGGAAACAAACCAGCAAAAATGGATATACGCCAGGCTTATCTCCAGCTGAAAACTGAAGAACACCTTTGGTCGTTCCAAACGGTGGTATTTCACTACAAGAGATATTGGTTAGCACAACTTGGTTTTGGCTTTAATGTTGCACCGATGATCATGAAATCCGTTATGAACGCCATCATTGATCAAGACGAGTTGTTTAATAAAGGTATGTCCGCCTGTGTGTATGACATATTTACCAATGAAAACGAGGTGAATCTCAATtatgttgaaataaatttaaaaaaatatggtttggAGAGCAAAGACGGTGAACAGATTGACAATAATGGGGTCCGTGTGTTGGGATTATGCGCACGCAAAGCTGGTAACAAACTGACGCGGTCAAGAGGGAATCGAGTTAAAGGaatcctaaaaaaattaaccagGAGAGGAGTGTTTTCAGTTGGCGGACAGTTGGTGGATCATTTTTCTGTGTGTGGTTGGCTACGAGTTGTTTGTAGTCTGTTGAAACAAAGAGTTGTCAGTTTGACGAAGATCTGGGTTGAtgaaatttgtaacaaaaatgtGTACTTTGAGAAATTTTTGATGAGTTTAAAAGTTGCGAGCCAGCTTGTGGGGATTGGGCTGTAGATGGCAAAGAGGGAAAGGTGTGAGGTAATCCAAGTTCTTTAGCTATGGGTGTAATAGTTCAAGTTGAAAAATACAATTGTGGAAGATGCAACATGGCtgcaaaaagaaaagttaaacattCCTATAAACATGGCAGAGTTAGACACGGTGCTACAAGGAATAAATATGACTTTGGCGTGGAAAATACGATTTGAAAGTTGGCGTAAATCTTGTCCCATCGGAAGATAATTTAGCTGATACATTAGCAGGAGTTCGCAGCAGATGGATAAATAAGTTGACTGGGaatgaacttataaaaatttgcatTGGAATAGTAGTAGCGAGCCTGAACCCATTTCGAGTATACACAAGAAAACTTGACATTTTGGAGTGAGTAGAACATTGAACTTTGTTCGTGAAATGTTTCCAaatgcaaattataaaaaaatttaaatggtattaaaaaattgcaagccGTGTCAGTCAATAGATCCAGCACCTGTACAGTGGACGAAAGGTACCTTGAATGTTAAAGAAAATTGGGAAAGATTGGCCATGGATATTACGTAGACTAACAGACAATAAAGCAACGTGTAAGACTGAAGAAAGGAGGAGTTTCCATGACAGTTGGGGAGTGCGTATCACGTTTCGGACCGCTTATTACACTGAGGGAAACGGAATCGTGAAAAGAAACCATAgtacaataaaaagaatagcAGAGCGGTCTGAAATATCAATACCAGAAGCAATGTATTAGTACAACGTTGTTGTCAACAAAAATGACGAACGACCGATGGAGAATATATAGTTATCAAATTGGTTTCAAgggattaaaaaaaagaaatcatcaGGCAAAAAATGgcacaaacaaaatatttggaaCAGGTGATAAAGTTTGGTTGAAACCACCCTATGCAAAGTGCTAACCCAACTAGAAGCCAGCGACAGTAACCAAAGACGTGTCGGAGCAAGTTGTTAAAGTGAATGGGGTTCCATGCCACGTTAAACATATTAGATCTCAATTTAAAATTCAGCTCTTATGCTTTATTCTAGACATAGAAAGAGATATGGGCAATAATTGCAAAGATAATGTTGAAAACAATGAGGACAAAGTTGAAAGAACTGCTGAAGTGGTAATTACAAATTGGATATCAAGGTCGAGGATAGTCCCCAGGAAATAGGCATCCCTTTGCAAAGAAGTGCTCAGGAGCAATGCAtgccaaaaaaatttactaattactGTTTAAATGACCCTTAAAGGTCAAGGAGGAGTGtaattatattaagttaaatgTTACAGTGTTCCGTAATGTCAAGTGGTTTATAATTAAAGTGCGTATATATTTGGTAATTGTTGTTAATATGTTTGTACGGCTTTGTATGTAATTGCTAATGTGTTTATATGGTTAATGTGAAattgtaaatatgtttatgtAGGTTGTAATGGTTATCTTAAGTTAGACTTAAGAACCATAATTCGATCTTTGCAGATCTGTTGATGACATTATTTTACTCCATTTAAcagaaagaattttaattagtCTTTTTGTATGTAaagaaatgacttttttttaaaacaatttaaatttgtacAATTTACAAGCAGTTAAAGAAGTTGAAACTTAttataatgagttttaaaaattatttaacaaaatctatctttcaaaaaaattttaatgttgttagGAATATGtcctgaaaatttcagaacAAAACCttaatcagaaaaaaaacatgctttgaaatcttgataaaatatgaaaaactcaacttgcagaaaaaaaaaaaaaattaaaaaatgaagaaaaaaatcacatttaaacTGTAAAATCATGTTAAAATCCTCCTGAATCATATGAGTCTTAAGGTTAcattgttttaagatttttactgAATCCTTTTTTTGATTGCTCTGAGTTTTTTTCTCTGATTCTTTTCCGTAATTGTGGCCTTACGTTTCATTTGTTTTACTCATATATTGTTTGCTAAACTTGTTGTCAATTGTGAAACATTCCACTGTTGATATTTTTGGAGATAGTGTCCTTCTAGCTAACCCGAATAAGCCACCTATATGTGGTAATAGTGGACACATGTAGGTGTCCAGAAATGGGAGTTTTGAAATCCATCTATTACGTCcgagaaaaaaatcaattttaatttcacaattATTTTACTGTTTCAATTATTTACTAAACAAGCTATAAAATTGAAATGGGTCATTGGAACTTCATGAAATTTTATGGCGTTCTACCTATATAGTATGGCTATCAATGTATAAAGTTTCATGCAGATATCTTGCTTGGTTATAAAGTTATAGGCCAAAACGTTTTGCAAAATCATACATTTTGACAGTGTTGGTACcaaaagtacataaaaattttgtctGATTGCCCTGAACTTTTGTATGTATACTCTATAGGCAATAGGCAACAACTTTTGTTATTAGAGTTCTGCAACTAGACCATTTGCTAAAAAACTGTGGCCACAAAATCATTTCGAGCCCCAAAATTTCCTTATAATATTGGcaaatcatttttcaaatgaCCAACTGAGGGGTCCATTTTGCCTTTTTTGATACCCTGAGCAccaatcaatataaaaaaatacagagtctattgaaaaataacaaaaaattgctaCTTTTAGGTcagtttttagattttcataaaataggccttttttgtatacattttcTATGCATTAGTATAGGTTCAAAATGGAAAAGCAATAAGTAACCATGGCTTTTTTTgcatgaaaaactaaaaaataaaattagattgtAAAATATAATGGTATGCATGTAACCATAACACAAATTGGGGGTTTTGCccaataagttaattttaaggCTTCCTCTTGATGCACCTAGTGGCTTTAGTAAAGGTTCAAAGCTGAAAAAAGCTTTTAGATGcaataaaacttgaattttaatCAGGTTAGTCACCTGAAATAGTTGAATTGAAGAGTTGAAGATAACTCAAATATTAGAGGTGAAAGctttaaactcaaaaattttattttcttcttaaatTGATGACTTAACAATTTACTCTCAATTACAAATTAGGTTTTTTTCTTGATTCAAAAAACacctactttttaatttaattaaacagtTCTAAAATAAACTGCACAATTTTAGAATTATAAAATGTGGCATTTTGGGCAGAGTAAGACTATTAAAGGTGCTTGCTGTTGTAGTCCACAAGGAAGTTTTTAAGTCTAAGAGCGTATTCTGGATGAGATGGGAGTCGTTTGTATCGTTCCCAATGATGAAAAAAGTCTTGATGAGCTGCTTCAACTACCTGTTTGCTGTAAATTCCAAGTGGTAACATGTGGCGGGTCACAAAGTCTTTGATGTGGTGAAATACCACATGGATCTTGGGTGTAACACTAGCATTCGGGATTGCAAGGTATGAGTCTTGAAATTATTGGATTTTGTCCAAAAAGTCATCCTCAAGGTGTGATCCAAAGTAGCTTTTCACTACAGCATCAAACTTCCTGAGCGCTTTGATGAATCCAAAAACATGGAAAGCCGACTCAGCTTCTGCCAACTGTTGAAGCATATCCACATTCCGAAGAAGTTTGCAACAATCGTTTCCTTCAAACATGCCTCCATGATATGGGCTCAGATTCATGTTAAGAGAAGTTGGCCATTTTTCGGCATTGGGCCATACACTTTTCATCTTCTGAAAAATGTGGTTAACAACTCCAACAAAAGATGCAATACTGGTGGAGGCAAAATGTCCGCAATGAGAGTATCATCGGCTTCACTGAGGATAGGTGGATGGACAACATTGCCCGTGTGTTTTGCCTTGGCAAGAATGCTCCCTGCACTCAAGAAGCTTTTATAGCTCTCTCTGAGTAACCCAAGTGTTCTCAAGGCTCCAGCCTTCTCTAGATTTGTGAAATCAATGCTACACCAAGAGCAAGGGTGAGAGTTTGAGTGAGCTTGAAGCCCACGGAGAATGTTGGCCAGTTTCAAGTAACTAGCAACAATGGCCTTTACTCTATCGACTTGAAATAGCGACCAAATTTGGCAGACGTTCTCATAAGTCTCGGGAAGCTCTTCTGCAACTGCCACAAGCATCTGGCGCTTTACACCCGTATCTTTTGCAAGCCTGTCAGTCAAGAGACGCTTTTGAGGTGGGGACTCTTTTGTGGTTCTATCGATGACTCCCAAACAAAACTTCTGAAACCCCTTGCCACCATTAATTCCAATTTTTATAATTCGCTCAGTTGAAACATTTCGAGATGTGCTGATTGTGCCGATAAGGTCAGTGATGTTTTTACAGTGGGCAACAGTGTGATATGAACCAGTTTCACCTTTTGCATCAGAAGCCTTTATATTTGAGTGGGTAAAAAAATCACTCAGTTTTCGACCAGcagaaaatgtttgttaaaactCGGCTCAACAAGCTTTGTCTATGAAGTCTGGTTTACAACTCTTGCCAATTTTATCTTTCCCACATTAGATATACCTGTGTTGAGCTGAACATTGACCATGTCTTGTGTCTTCAAAGCAGGAGAGATGGTTTTTGGTATGGCTCCACTTGGAGCCCTGTAATTACAAATTGgcttatgaaatatttttccaaatacTAAATTATTGAGGAGAAAAATGCTTTTTGAATAACAATATTTGTTGCGTCAATGTAATATTTCTAAAGGTATTCGATATTAAATGAAGCACCTGGAATCACAGGAAGAGGTGGTCCTTCAGATGGTTTTATAGCCTTACAGTGTCTTTTATCCTGCAGATGAGACAGTCACAGTTTTTGCCACGAGTTTCCAATCTGACACGGATAGACTTAAAGTCATACAGTGATGGTAGAAAAACTTCTTTGCCTTCATCTCGCTTCTACATGATTGTCTATCACATGTTCCTTGAGGCACTCTTGCATCACCCAAGACAAAGTTGAAGCCATAGATTTTTGACAAACGGTCCGCttggaataaagttatttgCCCGGTGCACTTTTTAAGGCAAGTTAGACAGACAATTTTTCTGTTCTCCTCGTGACCGCTTGCACGATTTGGCATTGTGAGAAATTGCTTTGTCTCCTATAAATGCAACAGTATTCAAATAGTTTTATCAGTCTTGAAATTTAAATCTCTTAGTTTTGCAAAtggaaagaattaaaaaaacggGCAAAAGTTTGTAGACTTATAAGCCAAAATATAGTTGATGTTATTGACAATATATGCAATTGAAACGAATCGAAGCTTTACCTGTATGCAGAAATATGGACGGTCACAAAAGTGAGGGTGAACCTTTTATTTGGAGATTGGTCAAAATTTAGGCATAGCTTtgtcacaaaatttaaaataatctaactTAATTTCAgagctttaaaatatatttattaggattaaaatagttttgatataaaagcaaactatttttatatctaCTGTCCCTTTAGTTCATTTACCCACTTGTCATCTTGCAGTATTTTATATAGTATAGTTTGCATATGAGTATAGTGCACACtcaacatttttaacaataaatatggaatacatctattaaataaatattatttttaaagtgtgCACCTTTTTCtttgatatcatttttttgtaataaaattgcgCACTATACtcaataaaatacaatacaTTTTACCACTTCCTACTTTTTCCGCTGAAAAATATTTCCATCTTAAACATCATAGTCCAAAAACTTTCATcagaagttaaaaatgtaaaaaaagaatcttACCTTGATATTTGCAGTTTTGTTGAAGCAAGAAATTATTTCCAAATGCAATAAAATGcaagttttgaaaacaataataagttatttttttatggatttaCCTGTAAAATcgcttaaacaaaaaaatagggAATGCCGTACATTTCTTTTTTCGGTAAAGGTTGTCTGTGTCAAAAACTACCCGTCAGATTTCAACCAATGTTTACACGAATGTTCCTAAGTCTACTGCTCACATTGGGTTCAATTTTTAACTTGATAGCTTAATTTTTACGACCTCTGTAATGCTTTTTCTGAATGAAATTCATACGGACATAATGAAAAGAGCAAGTCACTTAAAAAAcctactattttaaaaactatttattttgcTAAACCCCCCAAATTGTGTTATGTGTACATgcatttcattatattttacattGATAACTGCTCAGGGTTGcaaatacttcaaaaattttcCCCAGAGTTGGTCATTTTCATTGAAAATTGATTTGCCAACATTATAAGGAAATTTTGGGGCTCGAAATGATTTTGTGGCCACAGTTTTTTAGCAAATGGTCTAGTTGCAAAACTCTAATAACAAAAGTTGTTGCCTATTGCCTATAGAGTATACATACAAAAATTCAGGGCAATCagacaaaatttttatgtacttttgGTACCAACACTGTCAAAATGTATGATTTTGCAAAACGTTTTGGCCTATAACTTTATAACCAAGCAAGATATCTGCATGAAACTTTATACATTGATAGCCATACTATATAGGTAGAACGCCATAAAATTTCATGAAGTTCCAATGACCCATTTCAATTTTATAGCTTGTTTAGTAAATAATTGAATCAGTAAAATAATTGggaaattaaaattgatttttttctcgGACGTAATAGATGGATTTCAAAACTCCCATTTCTGGACACCTACATGTGTCCACTATTACCACATATAGGTGGCTTATTCGGGTTAGCTAGAAGGGCACCATCTCCAAAAATATCAATAGTGATTACCTTGTATATCAAAGTGCTGTAATACTTTTAATACACCATTTCTACCATCATTGAAATGCAAAATAGCAGAGTTTACACCCATTTCAACAACATCTTTACTAGCAAATCTGATTTTAGGTAACTTGGACCATATGAGTGAGTTTAGCGCTTCATTTGAACTATGTAATTGACCATGCAAATATTTCAAGAGTAAATCATCTTTCTGCAAATCCATAAAAATGGATACAATTAGATTTTTGACTGATAGAGGAACAAGTGTATTTGGTTTATAAGTTTTCAGAGTCCAATATTTGCATCAAAATGAATCATTTTGCTGCaaatatttgaagcaaattgtGTCATTCAGTATTTGGACTAtctgtaaaaagaaaaacaatagcAAAAACAGCTttctttctttgtttatttgtttttttaaagttcattttctttcttcttttttattcatgaTAGAtcttatagtttattattaatcaataataaatctttaatccATTACAAACATCAATGGGGTCTAATACAACGGTAACAACATGAAACTTTGAATCGTGTTTCAACAAAATTCTTCATATTCAAATTTCTTTATAAgcaaagttaataaataaacaattataagcatgataaacaacaaaaagacaATTTAGCTTGCAAGTTTTGCTAATCTAATAAAGCAATTATCTAGCTTGAAAATAAAAcgttaagatttttataataacttgattttttgacttttgacGTTTTTACAAATACTCTTCTGTGCGTCGTAACAAAAAAACGTatcgaaaaatattttatttttttatttcacctCATTAAACAgctgaatttaaaattttaggcaGGTGTAACACAGTGCTTTAAGCGCTAGCTTGAATCAAAAAGTGCAAGGTTTTATaccccttttttaattttaaaataattaaaaaaacgtttttatgaaaaattgaaGAATTGGTTGTAGTTTCTTTTTCGAGTTTCAATTGTGGAAGGTTTTTGAAGTGATTGAAGTggaatttaatataaacaaataaacaagcaaataataattttaacaaaagcgtattaaatatatattaaatatatcttttttcatatactattttgtttttaaacttgtttttttgataattgaaGCACtactttacaaaaacaaaagctttatttttttattgtgtttttaaaacttgtttaaaaaaacaaagctattttttttaaaaaaaacaaacttttttttttttaatctgtacTTCTTTTTACCATTTTAGCCTTATCAAACAACCGGCATTGTAACTCAACAACAAGTGGCAGTTGATATTAGACAAGTTCCAAGTAGTTATAGTGCAGCTGCGTGGTTAACTTGTTTATTCTGCTGTTGCCCTTTAGGATTTTTGTCAATTATTTATTCTAATgaggtttttaaatttgttttagatCAGTTATGTTAATGTTtcagaaaaattattcttaaaactcTGATCTTAAGAACGAGTTTGGCtttgtaatattaattaacTTATTCTTTAGGTCAACACAGCTATTTTGTTAGGAGACATTACAAGAGCACAACTTGCTTCTCAATCTGCTAAAAACTATGCCATTGCAGCTTTGATTTGCGGAATTATTATCACAATTACAACTATAATTTTTACagttgtaatttaaatttttacagttGTAATTTAAAGCTTATcgctttttttacttttacgttgtaaatttttaattactaaaaaatgggTTCAATgatgtaaaatgtttttgttttacaaaaatactgcCATTACAGTTATGATTACTGCCATAATTAGAtttctaattaataaagttattaggATATAAAGAGATCCAATTATTTGTTTGGTAGAAGAATttctaaaatacttaaaaacccatttaattctaaaataaattttggaaaataataaGCTAAGATTGCATAAGATGAGCTGGTTCATACGATGGTATAACCTTTTTTACGTTGAGGCCCGaattttaatacaaacaaagatttaatattgtttttttataataattactttttaatttagtatagcccttaaagaaaagatttttttttttgtgagtatttttttgttttttaagtttttttgagtCGATTAAAAAAAGCTTACCTAAGGAAACTGAGCTTCTATGATGAAATGATTGGGTGTGATGAAAATAACGCAATTTTAGGtagaaaagattttatattaatatatatatatatatatatatatatatatatatatatatatatatatatatatatatatatatatatatatatatataacttttatataacttttataatattacgcagccatattataaaaaattttataatattgctacgtaattttatacagttttatttttatttttacatttaacaaaaaacgaTTTCCAATAGTGAGTAGTCACTAGCTTTCAATCATCCTGGTTTAGAATTTCATATTTATGGTAGCAACGTTGCAATCTGTCTATTTTAATTTCTTCCCTGAATTTTTGGTATAGTTACTTGGGATAACTGAAAGTGTTTTAATTGTATCTTTACAATGATAATTTTACCTTTACAATATTGTGCATCTTCAGCAATTCCAGAAGCTTTCCAGTTCGCTCGTCAGtcacatttttttgattttcaacaaTTCGTGTTGTTATCTTTTTCCTAGGTTCACTCACATAAAAAGCGCCACATGTACGCCGGGTAACTGTTTGGTGGTGGCTTTGATTTATTTTGGCACAAAATGTTCAGTAAAGATCGTCCGAAacgaaaaactgtttttatgcCAACTTTTCGAAACTAACGTCTGAGAATAAGGATTAATTTAAGAACCCACGAAGTATTATAATACTATTTGCGTTAATTTATTGGTCAATTTTTTGTTGGGATGGTTTGTAACGTTTTAGAATAGCTGTAGCGAGAAGTGTATAGTATGTTACCGTAATATATCAGGGCCGcaggaacaaaaattatattcaaggGGAGAAGGGGGCAGTACTACCCTGAaacaattttaagaatttttttttttcttttaagttatttttttatttaatttctttaaaattatttatttaaaaagttgttggggaaggtgggggggggggcaaatACCCCTGCTGATCACCCGGTTGTTACGGgccaggtatatatatatatatatatatatatatatatatatatatatatatatatatatatatatatatatatatatatatatatatatatatatatatatatatatatataaattataaattatgttagtgtattctacaaatagagtgctcaatgttctaaaagtttttttgagtatttttttgtttaaaagattgtttgtgATTGGCATAACGTTTTTTCCATTTGCCCTCGGTTAAgccaataaaatgtttatcagGGTTGTTTTGCGAGGAAACAAtgcatttgt includes:
- the LOC100197985 gene encoding proline rich transmembrane protein 1B isoform X2, which gives rise to MEQDYKQKLSEPPPYYQSTTMPWQQQPDFRITPQYQNSNQPQQFYPSAPLIGNVPNANPYQTTGIVTQQQVAVDIRQVPSSYSAAAWLTCLFCCCPLGFLSIIYSNEVNTAILLGDITRAQLASQSAKNYAIAALICGIIITITTIIFTVVI
- the LOC100197985 gene encoding proline rich transmembrane protein 1B isoform X3, giving the protein MKSEPPPYYQSTTMPWQQQPDFRITPQYQNSNQPQQFYPSAPLIGNVPNANPYQTTGIVTQQQVAVDIRQVPSSYSAAAWLTCLFCCCPLGFLSIIYSNEVNTAILLGDITRAQLASQSAKNYAIAALICGIIITITTIIFTVVI